One Cryptomeria japonica chromosome 9, Sugi_1.0, whole genome shotgun sequence genomic window carries:
- the LOC131037957 gene encoding uncharacterized protein LOC131037957, producing the protein MMQNFKALVKYLQYPATMSLACLSCQNVTRTHSDLRSYSIHSQDEEKWGGSAVSCWSSNKRNPQHHDHPAAAEITVKTRVVPVPPSSSVASRNSTNQDPVSPRLVRCHAVRRDIFRDWHFEDFPEGNRLCLT; encoded by the exons ATGATGCAG AATTTTAAGGCCTTGGTGAAATATCTCCAATATCCTGCTACAATGAGTCTGGCATGTTTGTCTTGTCAAAATGTAACGAGAACACATTCTGATCTAAGGAGTTACTCAATTCACTCTCAAGATGAGGAAAAGTGGGGAGGATCTGCAGTTAGTTGCTGGTCTTCTAACAAGAGGAACCCACAACATCATGATCATCCTGCTGCAGCAGAAATTACAGTGAAAACAAGAGTGGTTCCAGTGCCGCCATCATCTTCTGTTGCCAGTAGAAATTCTACAAACCAAGATCCTGTTAGCCCCAGATTAGTAAGGTGTCATGCTGTTCGTAGAGACATCTTCAGGGACTGGCATTTTGAGGACTTCCCAGAGGGAAACAGGCTCTGTTtaacctag